Proteins from a genomic interval of Rhodothermus marinus:
- a CDS encoding 4a-hydroxytetrahydrobiopterin dehydratase, with protein MSRVEPLSREAIEAALAELPGWTYAEDRLQKTYTFGSFREAVSFIVRIAFEAEQLNHHPELHNVYNRVTLALTTHAAGNRVTARDVELARAIERIAWVK; from the coding sequence ATGAGCCGGGTGGAACCGCTGAGCCGCGAGGCGATCGAAGCCGCGCTGGCCGAACTGCCGGGCTGGACCTATGCCGAGGATCGGCTGCAGAAGACCTACACGTTCGGGAGCTTTCGGGAGGCGGTGAGCTTCATCGTGCGCATCGCCTTCGAGGCGGAGCAGTTGAACCACCATCCCGAACTGCACAACGTGTACAACCGCGTGACGCTGGCGCTGACGACGCACGCGGCCGGCAACCGGGTAACGGCCCGGGACGTGGAGCTGGCGCGCGCCATCGAGCGCATTGCCTGGGTGAAGTAG
- a CDS encoding complex I subunit 4 family protein produces the protein MNLPYLTSIVIFLPLVGALLMLPMRRVSAIRWTALATTTVTFLISLLLYVGYDPAGSPAQPQFVDRIAGWFPGLDIQYYVGIDGLGLLLILLTTLLGPIVVLSSWNYIDRHQKGYYTLLLVLQTGMTGVFAAYDLILFYIFFELTLIPMYFIIGIWGGEDRIYAAVKFVLYTLVGSLLMLVGILYLGFAAGDAVNGGVFTTDYFKLLAYNVPLAAQGWLFFVFALAFAIKVPLFPLHTWLPDAHVQAPTGGSVILAGVLLKMGTYGLVRFCLPFFPNAATDYALWLAVLAVVGIVYGALVSRVQADAKKLVAYSSVSHLGFVVLGIFAFTVEAMQGAIIQMINHGLSTGALFLLVGMLYERRHTRLMEEFGGIARVMPVFALFLVFTALASAGLPGLNGFVGEFMILLGSFKSALVGHPLLIALATSGVILAAVYLLWLLYRTLFGPIQKEINRTLPDLNAREVLLLVPLAVFMLWIGVAPGPFLKRTEPTARFLLETVEQKRLAALEEAEQPATTASARLEVSEGETVRAANP, from the coding sequence ATGAACCTGCCGTATCTGACCTCGATCGTCATCTTCCTGCCGCTGGTCGGCGCGCTGCTCATGCTGCCGATGCGCCGCGTGTCGGCCATCCGGTGGACGGCGCTGGCGACCACGACGGTTACGTTTCTGATCTCGCTGCTGCTGTACGTCGGCTACGATCCGGCCGGGAGTCCGGCACAGCCGCAGTTTGTGGACCGGATCGCCGGGTGGTTTCCCGGGCTGGACATCCAGTACTACGTGGGCATCGACGGCCTGGGCCTGCTGCTGATTCTGCTGACGACGCTGCTGGGGCCCATCGTCGTGCTCTCGTCCTGGAACTACATCGACCGGCACCAGAAGGGCTACTACACGCTGCTGCTGGTGCTGCAGACCGGCATGACGGGCGTCTTCGCCGCCTATGATCTGATCCTGTTCTACATCTTCTTCGAGCTGACGCTCATCCCGATGTACTTCATCATCGGCATCTGGGGCGGCGAGGATCGCATCTACGCGGCTGTCAAGTTCGTGCTCTACACGCTGGTGGGCTCGCTCTTGATGCTCGTCGGCATTCTGTATCTGGGCTTTGCGGCCGGCGATGCGGTCAACGGCGGGGTGTTCACCACCGACTACTTCAAGCTGCTGGCCTACAATGTGCCGCTGGCCGCGCAGGGGTGGCTGTTCTTCGTGTTCGCGCTGGCCTTTGCGATCAAGGTGCCGCTCTTTCCGCTGCATACGTGGTTGCCCGACGCGCACGTGCAGGCGCCCACCGGCGGGTCGGTCATCCTGGCCGGCGTGCTGCTGAAGATGGGAACCTACGGCCTGGTGCGCTTCTGCCTGCCGTTCTTCCCGAACGCCGCCACCGACTACGCGCTCTGGCTGGCGGTGCTGGCCGTGGTGGGGATCGTCTACGGCGCGCTCGTGTCGCGCGTGCAGGCCGACGCCAAGAAGCTGGTGGCCTACTCGTCGGTGAGCCACCTGGGCTTCGTGGTGCTGGGTATCTTCGCCTTCACGGTCGAGGCCATGCAGGGCGCCATCATCCAGATGATCAACCACGGGCTTTCGACGGGCGCGCTCTTTTTGCTGGTGGGCATGCTCTACGAGCGGCGCCACACGCGGCTGATGGAAGAGTTTGGCGGCATTGCCCGCGTGATGCCCGTGTTCGCCCTCTTCCTGGTCTTTACGGCGCTGGCATCGGCCGGACTGCCCGGGCTGAACGGCTTCGTGGGCGAGTTCATGATCCTGCTGGGTTCGTTCAAAAGTGCACTGGTGGGGCATCCGCTGCTGATTGCGCTGGCCACGTCGGGGGTGATTCTGGCGGCTGTTTATTTGCTCTGGCTACTTTACCGAACGCTTTTCGGGCCGATTCAGAAGGAGATCAACCGCACGCTCCCCGACCTGAACGCCCGTGAGGTGCTGCTGCTGGTGCCGCTGGCGGTCTTCATGCTCTGGATTGGCGTGGCGCCCGGGCCGTTCCTGAAGCGGACGGAGCCCACGGCGCGCTTCCTGCTGGAGACCGTCGAACAGAAGCGGCTGGCGGCGCTGGAAGAGGCGGAGCAGCCGGCTACCACGGCCAGCGCGCGTCTGGAGGTGTCGGAAGGGGAGACGGTGCGGGCCGCTAACCCCTGA
- a CDS encoding spore maturation protein, whose product METFRTLIETLSLLVLPLLIVSFPLYGLLRRVPVYEAFVEGAREGFDVAVRIIPYLVAILFAIGMFRASGAMDFLTELLRPVLSPLRIPPEVLPMAILRPLTGSGSAAVVLDLIRQYGEDSLIVKIAAVMFGSTETTFYVLVVYFGAVNITKTRHAVPAGLIADVAAMLMAIYLVQWLFA is encoded by the coding sequence ATGGAAACCTTCCGCACGCTGATCGAGACGCTTTCGCTGCTGGTGCTTCCGCTGCTGATCGTGAGCTTTCCGCTCTACGGGCTGCTGCGCCGCGTGCCCGTCTACGAAGCCTTCGTCGAAGGTGCCCGCGAGGGTTTCGACGTGGCCGTCCGGATCATCCCCTACCTGGTGGCGATCCTGTTTGCGATCGGAATGTTTCGGGCCTCGGGTGCCATGGATTTTCTGACCGAACTGCTCCGTCCGGTGCTGAGTCCGCTGCGCATTCCGCCCGAAGTGCTGCCCATGGCCATTCTGCGCCCGCTGACGGGCTCCGGCTCAGCGGCCGTCGTGCTCGACCTGATCCGCCAGTACGGCGAGGACTCCCTCATCGTCAAGATCGCGGCCGTGATGTTCGGCTCGACCGAGACGACCTTTTACGTGCTGGTGGTCTATTTCGGCGCGGTCAACATCACCAAAACGCGCCATGCCGTACCCGCCGGCCTGATCGCCGACGTGGCCGCCATGCTCATGGCCATCTACCTCGTGCAGTGGCTGTTTGCCTGA
- a CDS encoding sodium:proton antiporter — translation MNAPHLKAFGSGLARMLGPLVVCLWLLPVASALAQEVPAAEAPATEAVEAEHAHDTSAAVAHAEEAAHAAADEHGPRPPVWLVLPFAILLIMIATGPLFYPHHWHHHYPKYAVGLGLFVSLYYIFGLGSTTPVVHAIEEYLSFIALVASLFIAASGIYININAKGTPRNNAILLFVGSLVANLIATTGAAMLFVRSYMRLNKGRLKPYHLIFFIFLVANVGGGLTPIGDPPLFLGFLRGVPFFWTLTHVWFVWLPTVLLILAVFYVIDARNKIESPDPDPSQPLVQIRGAKNFLWVLVIILSVFIDPNVFEWVPDLHELFHIPFGIREIIMFSVAVLAYKLADKEALQKNEFTFEPIREVGWLFLGIFATMQPALQLISLFAHDHAEQLTVGMFYWGTGSLSSVLDNAPTYLNFLAAAMGKFGLDVNVPEQVRAFAEASVHPETWFYLQAISIAAVFFGAMTYIGNAPNFMVKAIAEENKVEMPSFMGYVTKYSLPILIPIYFLIYLLFYSGLFPGLDAFFEQLLIR, via the coding sequence ATGAACGCACCACACCTGAAAGCTTTCGGAAGCGGGCTGGCGCGCATGCTGGGCCCGCTTGTCGTATGTCTATGGTTGTTGCCGGTGGCTTCGGCCCTGGCGCAGGAAGTACCGGCCGCCGAGGCGCCGGCCACTGAGGCCGTCGAAGCCGAACATGCACACGACACGTCGGCGGCGGTTGCCCATGCCGAAGAAGCGGCGCATGCGGCGGCCGACGAGCACGGACCGCGTCCGCCGGTCTGGCTCGTGCTGCCGTTCGCGATCCTGCTCATCATGATCGCCACCGGGCCGTTGTTCTACCCGCACCACTGGCATCACCACTATCCGAAGTATGCCGTAGGGCTGGGGCTGTTCGTCTCGCTCTACTACATCTTCGGGCTGGGATCGACCACGCCCGTGGTGCACGCCATCGAAGAGTACCTGTCGTTCATTGCGCTGGTGGCCTCGCTGTTCATCGCGGCCAGCGGCATCTACATCAACATCAACGCGAAGGGCACGCCCCGCAACAACGCGATTCTGCTGTTTGTCGGATCGCTCGTGGCGAACCTGATCGCCACCACGGGCGCGGCCATGCTCTTCGTGCGCAGCTACATGCGCCTGAACAAAGGCCGGCTCAAGCCCTACCACCTGATTTTCTTCATCTTTCTGGTGGCGAACGTGGGCGGTGGTCTGACGCCCATCGGCGACCCGCCGCTGTTTCTGGGCTTTCTGCGCGGGGTGCCGTTCTTCTGGACGCTGACGCACGTGTGGTTCGTCTGGCTGCCGACGGTGCTGCTGATCCTGGCCGTCTTCTACGTGATCGATGCGCGCAACAAGATCGAGAGCCCGGATCCCGATCCGTCGCAGCCGCTCGTGCAGATCCGCGGCGCTAAAAACTTTCTCTGGGTGCTGGTGATCATCCTGTCGGTGTTCATCGACCCGAACGTCTTTGAGTGGGTGCCGGACCTGCATGAGCTTTTCCATATTCCGTTCGGCATCCGCGAGATTATCATGTTCTCGGTGGCCGTGCTGGCCTACAAGCTGGCCGACAAAGAGGCGCTCCAGAAGAACGAGTTCACCTTCGAGCCCATTCGCGAGGTGGGCTGGCTGTTTCTGGGCATCTTCGCCACGATGCAACCGGCGCTCCAGCTCATCAGCCTGTTTGCGCACGACCACGCCGAGCAGCTCACGGTGGGTATGTTCTACTGGGGGACGGGCTCGCTCTCCAGTGTGCTGGACAACGCGCCCACCTACCTGAACTTCCTGGCGGCGGCCATGGGTAAATTCGGACTCGACGTGAACGTGCCCGAGCAGGTGAGGGCCTTCGCCGAAGCGTCGGTGCATCCGGAGACCTGGTTCTACCTGCAGGCGATCTCCATTGCGGCCGTATTCTTCGGCGCCATGACGTATATTGGCAACGCGCCCAACTTCATGGTGAAGGCGATCGCCGAGGAGAACAAGGTGGAGATGCCTTCCTTCATGGGATACGTGACGAAGTACTCGCTCCCGATTCTGATTCCGATTTACTTCCTGATTTACCTGCTGTTTTACAGCGGACTGTTTCCGGGACTGGATGCTTTCTTTGAACAGCTACTGATTCGATAG
- the nuoL gene encoding NADH-quinone oxidoreductase subunit L: MNHTTLVGLILLLPLAGAVFNGLGGLAFHGLRRQKVLIGALATLAVAVPFVLALYLFLTYEGEPLLARFFTWIAAGELELAFQYRIDELSLVMTLIVTGVGALIHLYSIGYMYEDRGYWKYFSYLNLFIFMMLNLVLADNLTLLFLGWEGVGLCSYLLIGFWYEDFKNSEAANKAFIVNRVGDAAFLLAMFLLFREVGSLDFGALLADPAALPSGVVAAAVLLLFIGATGKSAQIPLFVWLPDAMAGPTPVSALIHAATMVTSGLYLFARISPLALAAPGVLVVVALVGALTAFMAATIAITQYDIKKVLAYSTVSQLGYMFMAAGVGAFFVSIFHVLTHAFFKACLFLGSGSVIHAMHHVEHTLHERGHHGHLDPQDMRNMGGLGRFMPATRTTYLIATLAIAGFPLTAGFFSKDEILFKAFEYGYNGHAYAWIAWILGVVTALLTAFYMMRSYVLTFEGTPRWPMADQVHPHESPATMTLPLWVLAALSLVGGFVGLPGVIAHGEWNLIHHYLGASGGGPVAEPELHAHVPLAVEWALIGLGVAIALIGLYWSWTAYRRHGLAYDDVLRERFGAFYRVWAAKYYWDEFYDRAIVQPLLRFARYGLAVFDQKVIDGAVNGVARLMAEIGQRVRRVQTGVVQAYAMAIVLGVALVLALMLFG, from the coding sequence ATGAACCACACGACCCTGGTTGGACTGATCCTGCTGCTGCCGCTGGCGGGGGCGGTTTTTAATGGACTGGGTGGCCTTGCCTTCCACGGACTCCGGCGCCAGAAAGTGCTCATCGGGGCGCTGGCGACGCTGGCTGTGGCCGTGCCCTTCGTGCTGGCGCTCTATCTGTTCCTGACCTACGAAGGGGAGCCGCTGCTGGCCCGCTTCTTCACCTGGATCGCCGCGGGCGAGCTGGAGCTGGCCTTCCAGTACCGGATCGACGAGCTCTCGCTCGTGATGACGCTCATCGTCACGGGCGTGGGCGCGCTCATTCATCTGTATTCGATCGGCTACATGTACGAGGACCGGGGGTACTGGAAGTACTTCAGCTACCTGAACCTCTTCATCTTCATGATGCTCAACCTGGTCCTCGCCGACAACCTGACGCTGCTGTTTCTGGGCTGGGAGGGCGTCGGACTCTGCTCCTACCTGCTGATCGGTTTCTGGTACGAGGACTTCAAAAACAGCGAGGCCGCCAACAAGGCCTTCATCGTCAACCGCGTGGGCGACGCGGCCTTCCTGCTGGCGATGTTCCTGCTGTTCCGGGAGGTGGGAAGCCTGGACTTTGGCGCGTTGCTGGCCGATCCGGCCGCGTTGCCGTCGGGTGTGGTGGCGGCGGCCGTGCTGCTGCTGTTCATCGGCGCCACGGGCAAAAGCGCTCAGATTCCGCTCTTTGTGTGGCTCCCGGACGCCATGGCCGGCCCGACACCCGTCTCGGCGCTGATCCATGCCGCCACGATGGTCACGAGCGGTCTGTATCTGTTCGCCCGCATTTCGCCGCTGGCGCTGGCCGCACCGGGCGTGCTCGTGGTGGTGGCGCTGGTGGGCGCGCTGACGGCTTTCATGGCGGCCACGATCGCCATCACCCAGTACGACATCAAGAAGGTGCTGGCCTATTCGACGGTCTCCCAGCTCGGCTACATGTTCATGGCGGCCGGCGTGGGCGCCTTCTTCGTGTCGATCTTTCACGTGCTCACGCACGCGTTTTTCAAGGCCTGTCTCTTTCTCGGATCGGGTAGCGTGATCCACGCCATGCATCATGTGGAGCACACGCTGCACGAGCGGGGCCATCACGGCCATCTCGATCCGCAGGACATGCGCAACATGGGCGGGCTGGGGCGCTTCATGCCGGCCACGCGCACCACGTACCTGATCGCCACGCTGGCCATCGCGGGCTTTCCGCTGACGGCCGGCTTCTTCTCGAAAGACGAGATTCTGTTCAAAGCCTTCGAATACGGCTACAACGGCCACGCCTATGCCTGGATCGCCTGGATCCTGGGCGTGGTGACGGCGCTGCTGACGGCCTTCTACATGATGCGCTCCTACGTGCTCACCTTCGAGGGCACGCCGCGCTGGCCCATGGCCGATCAGGTGCACCCGCACGAGTCGCCCGCAACGATGACGCTGCCGCTCTGGGTGCTGGCCGCACTGTCGCTGGTGGGCGGCTTTGTGGGGCTGCCGGGCGTAATCGCCCACGGCGAATGGAACCTGATCCATCACTACCTGGGCGCTTCGGGTGGCGGACCGGTGGCCGAGCCCGAGTTGCATGCGCACGTGCCGCTGGCCGTCGAGTGGGCGCTGATCGGGCTGGGCGTGGCGATCGCGTTGATCGGGCTCTACTGGAGCTGGACGGCCTACCGCCGCCACGGCCTGGCCTACGACGACGTGCTCCGCGAGCGGTTCGGTGCTTTCTACCGCGTCTGGGCTGCCAAATACTACTGGGACGAATTCTACGATCGGGCGATCGTGCAGCCGCTGCTGCGCTTTGCCCGCTACGGGCTGGCCGTCTTCGACCAGAAGGTCATCGACGGCGCCGTCAACGGCGTGGCGCGGCTGATGGCCGAGATCGGTCAGCGCGTACGCCGGGTGCAGACCGGCGTCGTGCAGGCCTACGCCATGGCCATCGTGCTCGGCGTGGCGCTTGTCCTGGCGCTGATGCTGTTTGGATAA
- a CDS encoding NADH-quinone oxidoreductase subunit N → MDLLEAYRMLPADLWAAFPLVLTAVVGLVLVVWDAFWNDAPPIPWVAAGTLALALLWELGGLSRAPETAFYGLIRVGGMASFVNAIILASGLLTIALSGPYLKRIRHLHGEVYALILFATVGMIVLASANSLISVFVGLETMSICLYIMTGLVREDVGAGEAALKYFLLGAFSTGFFLYGIALLYGATGTMYLPQMAAHLAEGAHPIMFWAGVALLLIGFLFKVGAVPFHMWTPDVYQGAPTTLTGYMAAASKAAAFAALVLVLDAALPAERWQLLLALVALVTMVAGNVLALVQQNVKRMLAYSSIAHAGYILTGLAAGTPEGYAGALFYLLVYALMNIGAFGVMAFLEWDGKEGYEQTIDSLAGIGYRRPLLGVAMAFFMFSLTGFPPLAGFIAKYAVFAPAVKAGLTWLVIVGVLASVLSAYYYLRVVYVFWMKSPDEAPEAVRQQAFPVPLAPQAVLVVCVVLIVLLGVLPGLLEVTASFFPTPAAPPAATTALLP, encoded by the coding sequence ATGGACCTACTGGAAGCCTACCGGATGCTTCCGGCCGACCTATGGGCGGCCTTTCCGCTGGTGCTGACGGCCGTCGTGGGCCTGGTGCTGGTCGTCTGGGACGCGTTCTGGAACGATGCCCCGCCGATTCCCTGGGTGGCGGCCGGCACACTGGCACTGGCGCTGCTCTGGGAGCTGGGCGGTCTGAGCCGTGCACCGGAGACGGCCTTCTACGGGCTGATCCGGGTCGGCGGCATGGCTTCATTCGTGAACGCGATCATTCTGGCCAGCGGCCTGCTGACGATCGCGCTATCGGGGCCCTACCTGAAGCGCATTCGCCACCTGCACGGCGAGGTCTATGCGCTGATTCTGTTCGCCACGGTCGGTATGATCGTGCTGGCCTCGGCCAACAGTCTGATCTCCGTCTTCGTGGGCCTGGAGACCATGTCGATCTGCCTGTACATCATGACGGGACTGGTCCGCGAAGACGTGGGGGCCGGCGAGGCCGCCCTGAAGTACTTCCTGCTGGGCGCCTTCTCGACCGGCTTTTTCCTGTACGGCATTGCGCTGCTCTACGGGGCCACGGGCACGATGTACCTGCCCCAGATGGCGGCGCATCTGGCCGAGGGAGCCCACCCGATCATGTTCTGGGCCGGCGTGGCGCTGCTGCTGATCGGCTTTCTGTTCAAGGTGGGGGCCGTGCCCTTCCACATGTGGACGCCCGACGTCTATCAGGGCGCGCCGACGACGCTGACGGGCTACATGGCCGCGGCGTCGAAGGCGGCGGCCTTTGCGGCGCTGGTGCTGGTGCTTGACGCCGCGCTGCCGGCCGAGCGCTGGCAATTGCTGCTGGCGCTGGTGGCGCTGGTGACGATGGTGGCCGGCAACGTGCTGGCGCTCGTGCAGCAGAACGTCAAGCGCATGCTGGCCTACTCGTCGATCGCCCACGCCGGTTACATCCTGACCGGCCTGGCGGCCGGCACGCCCGAAGGGTACGCCGGGGCGCTTTTCTACCTGCTGGTCTATGCGCTGATGAACATCGGCGCCTTCGGTGTGATGGCCTTTCTGGAGTGGGACGGTAAGGAGGGCTACGAGCAGACCATTGACTCGCTGGCAGGGATCGGCTACCGGCGGCCGCTGCTGGGCGTGGCCATGGCGTTCTTCATGTTCAGCCTGACGGGCTTCCCGCCGCTGGCCGGGTTCATCGCGAAGTACGCCGTCTTTGCGCCGGCCGTGAAGGCGGGGCTGACCTGGCTGGTGATCGTCGGTGTGCTGGCCAGCGTGCTTTCGGCCTACTACTATCTGCGCGTGGTGTACGTCTTCTGGATGAAGTCGCCGGACGAGGCGCCCGAGGCGGTGCGTCAGCAGGCGTTCCCGGTACCGCTGGCCCCGCAGGCGGTGCTGGTGGTGTGCGTGGTGCTGATCGTGCTGCTGGGCGTGCTGCCCGGCCTGCTGGAGGTGACCGCGTCGTTTTTCCCGACGCCGGCCGCACCACCGGCGGCCACGACGGCTCTGCTGCCTTAG
- a CDS encoding nucleoside recognition domain-containing protein has protein sequence MLNYIWAGLIIFSLVFAAVSDVRDLTRNTYRNGDPLPVTLVFPEGYRPEARHQPVRVRIDPTTYRAFYRTESVPDSAYAGELVQFRTGRELRFAKDVDIPEPLATIRRVTSPRENDLRGTLQALTFVSDSLATAAVLFAPVRFVRLQAITDAAFEFARTAVTLALGLIGLLALWLGLLRIAEAAGLVQHLARWTRPLLRPLFPDVPRDHPAFALITLNLTANMLGLGNAATPLGIKAMEELQKLNPRPDTATNAMVMLLAMNTASVQLVPPVLLMAIMGSAINELILPIILVTLASLVVAIVAAKLLGRLPAYRRTDPMLTTNNDPKQPETDA, from the coding sequence ATGCTGAACTACATCTGGGCCGGGCTGATCATCTTCAGCCTCGTGTTCGCCGCAGTGTCGGACGTGCGCGACCTGACGCGCAACACCTACCGCAACGGCGATCCCCTGCCCGTCACGCTCGTCTTCCCCGAAGGCTATCGCCCGGAGGCCCGCCACCAGCCCGTCAGGGTACGGATCGACCCGACTACATACCGGGCCTTCTATCGCACGGAAAGCGTCCCGGACTCGGCCTATGCGGGCGAGCTGGTGCAGTTTCGCACCGGGCGCGAGCTGCGCTTTGCAAAAGACGTAGACATACCCGAGCCGCTGGCCACGATTCGGCGCGTGACCTCCCCCCGCGAAAACGACCTGCGCGGCACGCTGCAGGCGCTGACGTTCGTCAGTGACTCGCTGGCCACGGCGGCCGTGCTGTTTGCGCCGGTGCGGTTCGTGCGGCTGCAGGCCATCACCGACGCGGCCTTCGAGTTTGCCCGAACGGCCGTCACGCTGGCGCTGGGGCTGATCGGTCTGCTGGCCCTCTGGCTCGGGCTGCTGCGCATCGCCGAGGCGGCCGGCCTCGTGCAGCATCTGGCCCGCTGGACCCGCCCGCTGCTGCGCCCACTCTTTCCCGACGTGCCGCGCGATCACCCGGCCTTCGCGCTCATCACGCTGAACCTGACGGCCAACATGCTCGGCCTCGGCAATGCGGCCACGCCACTGGGCATCAAAGCCATGGAAGAACTGCAGAAGCTCAATCCCCGCCCCGACACGGCCACCAACGCCATGGTCATGCTGCTGGCGATGAATACGGCCAGCGTGCAGCTCGTGCCGCCCGTGTTGCTCATGGCCATCATGGGGTCGGCCATCAACGAGCTGATCCTGCCGATCATTCTGGTCACGCTCGCCTCGCTCGTGGTGGCCATCGTGGCGGCCAAACTGCTGGGCCGACTGCCTGCCTATCGCCGCACCGATCCGATGCTGACCACAAACAACGATCCGAAGCAACCCGAAACGGACGCCTGA
- the uvrC gene encoding excinuclease ABC subunit UvrC: protein MHVDLQEKLAHLPTCPGVYIYRDAAGQVLYVGKAKNLRQRVRSYFQESRPRDGRLEALVRKIADVEVIVTDTEAEALILENNLIKQLKPRYNINLRDDKTYPYICIANERFPRVFPTRRVRKDGSKYFGPYTDVGQMHRLLRLIRSLFKLRTCNLNLSPEAIAAGKYQPCLEYHIKKCAAPCIGLQSEEDYNATIRQIEQLLNGKTQALIAQLREEMKARAAALDFERAAELRDQIRLLEQHAERQKIVSQDFADRDVFALAVDRTDGVACGVVFQVREGKVIGRRHRYLRRIEGQRDGALLQAFVEDYYAEAVFFPDEVLLSHELEEPDALEALLRERRGKKVPLRVPQRGDKAGLVHLAEANARLLLEEWRLARKKRGEARIPEAVRALQEALRLPGLPRRIECFDISHLGGTGTVASCVVFEDGRPSKRDYRTFKIRSVTPGKPDDYQAMREAVTRRYRRLRDEGGPWPDLVVIDGGKGQLSSALEALEALELRGRFPVIGLAKRLEEIYRPGDPDPYQLPKTSPALQLLQRIRNEAHRFAVTMQRRQRRRVLRSELLDIPGIGPRTVEKLLQHFGSARRVREADLEALAAVVGRARAERIRQHFDTASTSS, encoded by the coding sequence ATGCACGTGGACCTGCAAGAAAAACTGGCCCATCTGCCCACATGCCCGGGCGTCTACATTTACCGCGACGCCGCGGGACAGGTGCTCTACGTCGGTAAGGCGAAGAACCTGCGCCAGCGCGTCCGCTCCTACTTCCAGGAAAGCCGTCCGCGCGACGGCCGGCTCGAAGCGCTCGTCCGCAAGATCGCCGACGTCGAAGTCATCGTCACCGACACGGAAGCCGAAGCGCTCATCCTCGAAAACAACCTGATCAAGCAGCTCAAGCCCCGCTACAACATCAACCTGCGCGACGACAAGACCTACCCGTACATCTGCATTGCGAACGAACGCTTTCCGCGCGTCTTCCCCACGCGGCGCGTGCGGAAGGACGGCTCGAAGTATTTCGGCCCCTACACCGACGTCGGCCAGATGCACCGGCTGTTGCGGCTGATCCGTTCGCTGTTCAAGCTGCGCACCTGCAACCTGAACCTCTCGCCCGAGGCGATCGCGGCGGGCAAGTACCAGCCCTGCCTGGAGTACCACATCAAGAAATGCGCGGCGCCCTGCATCGGGCTGCAGTCCGAGGAAGACTACAACGCCACCATCCGCCAGATCGAACAGCTGCTCAACGGCAAGACACAGGCGCTCATCGCCCAGCTCCGGGAAGAGATGAAGGCGCGGGCGGCAGCGCTGGACTTCGAACGGGCGGCTGAACTGCGCGACCAGATCCGATTGCTTGAGCAGCACGCCGAGCGTCAGAAGATCGTCAGCCAGGACTTTGCCGACCGCGACGTGTTTGCGCTGGCCGTCGATCGCACCGACGGCGTGGCCTGTGGCGTGGTGTTTCAGGTGCGTGAGGGCAAGGTGATCGGCCGCCGCCACCGGTACCTGCGCCGCATCGAGGGCCAGCGCGATGGCGCGCTGCTGCAGGCTTTCGTCGAAGACTACTACGCCGAGGCCGTCTTCTTCCCCGACGAAGTGCTGCTCTCGCACGAACTGGAAGAACCCGACGCGCTGGAGGCGCTGCTTCGGGAGCGTCGTGGTAAAAAAGTGCCGCTGCGTGTGCCACAACGCGGCGACAAGGCCGGACTGGTCCACCTGGCCGAAGCCAACGCCCGACTGCTGCTCGAAGAATGGCGGCTGGCCCGGAAAAAACGCGGCGAAGCCCGGATTCCGGAAGCCGTCCGTGCTCTGCAGGAGGCGCTTCGCCTGCCCGGACTACCCCGCCGCATCGAATGCTTCGATATCTCCCACCTCGGCGGCACCGGCACGGTGGCCTCCTGCGTGGTCTTCGAGGACGGCCGTCCCAGCAAACGCGACTACCGGACCTTCAAGATCCGGAGCGTCACGCCGGGCAAGCCGGACGACTACCAGGCCATGCGTGAGGCCGTCACACGACGCTACCGACGCCTTCGCGACGAGGGCGGCCCGTGGCCCGATCTGGTGGTGATCGACGGCGGCAAGGGCCAGCTCTCCAGTGCACTCGAAGCGCTCGAGGCCCTGGAGCTGCGCGGACGGTTCCCGGTGATCGGCCTCGCCAAGCGGCTGGAGGAGATCTACCGCCCCGGCGATCCCGATCCCTACCAGCTTCCGAAGACCAGTCCGGCGCTCCAGCTTCTGCAGCGCATCCGCAACGAGGCGCACCGGTTTGCCGTCACGATGCAGCGCCGCCAGCGCCGCCGCGTGCTGCGCTCCGAGCTGCTCGACATCCCGGGCATCGGACCGCGCACCGTCGAGAAACTGCTGCAGCATTTCGGATCGGCCCGGCGCGTGCGCGAGGCCGACCTGGAGGCGCTGGCCGCCGTCGTCGGACGCGCCCGCGCCGAGCGTATCCGTCAGCACTTCGACACCGCTTCTACCTCTTCCTGA
- the nuoK gene encoding NADH-quinone oxidoreductase subunit NuoK: protein MEITLNWYLALGVVLFTLGVLGVLFRRNAIVILMSVELMLNAVNLTLVALSQAMGDVSGQVLVFFVISVAAAEAAVGLAIVIALFRKKVTVDVGEFNLFKY from the coding sequence ATGGAAATTACGCTGAACTGGTACCTGGCCCTGGGCGTGGTGCTCTTCACGCTGGGCGTGCTGGGCGTGCTCTTCCGGCGCAACGCCATCGTGATTCTGATGTCGGTGGAGCTGATGCTCAATGCGGTGAACCTGACGCTGGTGGCGCTCAGCCAGGCGATGGGGGACGTGTCGGGTCAGGTGCTGGTGTTCTTCGTGATCTCGGTGGCCGCCGCCGAGGCGGCCGTCGGACTGGCGATCGTGATTGCCCTGTTCCGCAAGAAGGTGACGGTGGACGTGGGGGAATTCAATCTGTTCAAGTACTGA